One window of Chloroflexus aggregans DSM 9485 genomic DNA carries:
- a CDS encoding transposase — protein MGHRSEYPARQGCTCWASRVEVNPAGTSHICARCGESVPKRLAVRWHSCPYCGCELHRDHNAALNILKKGGGTAFGEALPLGGPQNREPHRL, from the coding sequence ATGGGGCATCGTTCTGAATATCCTGCTCGCCAAGGCTGCACGTGCTGGGCGAGTCGTGTGGAAGTCAACCCTGCCGGAACGTCGCACATATGCGCGCGCTGTGGCGAGTCCGTTCCCAAACGGCTTGCCGTTCGCTGGCACTCCTGCCCGTATTGTGGTTGTGAATTGCACCGCGATCATAATGCTGCGCTTAACATCCTAAAGAAGGGCGGGGGCACCGCCTTCGGGGAGGCTTTGCCGTTGGGCGGGCCGCAGAACCGAGAACCCCACAGGCTTTAG
- a CDS encoding CTP synthase, translated as MTKYIFVTGGVVSSVGKGIGVASIGRLLKSRGFSVSVMKLDPYLNVDPGTMSPYQHGEVFVTADGAETDLDLGHYERFIDVNLSRLSNVTTGQIYSAVIAKERRGDYLGGTIQVIPHITNEIKARIGSLARSSQADVVIVEIGGTVGDIESLPFLEAIRQMRKDVGRDNILYIHVTLLPHISTGELKTKPTQHSVMALRNVGISADVILCRADRPIDDDIREKIAFFADVDVRAVIPVPTVDSIYEVPLVLEDMGLGDYLVERLGLPATPPDLEDWRSLVARIRQEKRRLPIALVGKYVELHDAYISVVEALHHAAIEQLIDVDIRWIAAEDVEREGPARLLSGVYGILVPGGFGERGIEGKIASADYARVNGIPYLGLCLGMQCATIAFARHVLGTHDVNSTEFNPQTAHPVIDLMPDQRDITEKGGTMRLGLYPCDLVPGTRAHAAYGCDRVEERHRHRFEFNNRYRAVLESAGLVISGLSPDRQLVEIIELRDHPWYVASQFHPEFQSRPGKPHPLFRGFIAAAAQTLLAGEARQLPLVESASS; from the coding sequence ATGACGAAGTACATTTTTGTAACCGGCGGCGTTGTTTCTTCAGTTGGTAAAGGTATTGGGGTAGCTTCGATTGGCCGTTTACTCAAAAGCCGTGGCTTTTCAGTATCGGTGATGAAACTCGACCCGTACTTGAATGTCGATCCCGGTACGATGTCGCCGTATCAACACGGTGAAGTGTTCGTCACTGCCGATGGCGCCGAGACCGACCTCGATCTCGGTCACTATGAACGGTTTATCGATGTTAATCTCAGTCGTCTCAGTAATGTTACTACCGGCCAGATTTATTCGGCGGTGATTGCTAAGGAGCGACGAGGTGATTATTTAGGCGGGACGATTCAGGTCATTCCTCACATCACCAACGAAATCAAAGCGCGGATCGGTTCATTGGCTCGCAGCAGCCAAGCCGATGTGGTGATTGTTGAGATCGGTGGGACGGTTGGTGATATTGAGAGTTTACCCTTTCTGGAAGCGATCCGCCAAATGCGTAAAGATGTCGGGCGTGACAATATTCTTTACATTCACGTGACGTTATTGCCTCATATCAGTACCGGTGAGCTAAAAACGAAACCGACCCAGCACTCGGTGATGGCACTGCGCAACGTCGGTATCAGTGCCGATGTGATCCTGTGTCGGGCAGATCGTCCGATTGATGATGATATTCGTGAGAAGATCGCGTTTTTTGCCGATGTTGATGTACGGGCAGTGATACCGGTCCCAACGGTTGATTCGATTTATGAAGTACCGTTGGTCCTTGAGGATATGGGGCTAGGCGATTATCTGGTTGAGCGATTGGGCTTGCCGGCCACACCACCCGATCTCGAAGACTGGCGATCGTTAGTGGCGCGGATTCGCCAAGAAAAGCGTCGTTTGCCCATTGCCCTCGTCGGTAAGTATGTTGAATTGCATGATGCGTATATCAGTGTTGTAGAAGCGTTGCATCACGCTGCCATCGAACAATTAATCGATGTCGATATTCGCTGGATTGCTGCCGAAGATGTTGAGCGCGAGGGACCTGCGCGCCTGCTGTCGGGCGTATATGGTATTCTCGTGCCGGGTGGATTCGGCGAGCGTGGGATCGAGGGTAAGATTGCGTCCGCCGACTATGCGCGTGTGAATGGCATTCCGTATCTCGGTTTGTGCTTGGGGATGCAGTGTGCAACCATCGCCTTTGCTCGACACGTCTTGGGTACGCACGATGTGAATAGCACCGAGTTCAATCCACAAACTGCTCATCCGGTTATCGATCTGATGCCCGATCAGCGTGATATTACCGAGAAGGGCGGCACAATGAGGTTAGGGCTATATCCGTGCGATTTGGTGCCGGGCACTCGTGCCCATGCCGCCTATGGATGTGATCGGGTTGAGGAGCGCCATCGTCACCGCTTCGAGTTTAACAACCGCTATCGCGCCGTCTTAGAGTCGGCGGGTCTTGTGATTAGTGGCCTCTCGCCGGATCGGCAGTTGGTCGAGATCATCGAATTGCGCGATCATCCGTGGTACGTCGCAAGCCAATTCCATCCGGAGTTTCAGTCGCGTCCGGGTAAGCCGCATCCTCTCTTCCGGGGATTCATTGCCGCTGCGGCCCAAACTTTACTGGCCGGTGAAGCGCGCCAGTTGCCATTGGTGGAGAGTGCCTCGTCATAA
- a CDS encoding regulatory protein RecX has translation MPTGTITAIRQQTNDPQRVTIFIDGEFALGISLNTLVRERLAVGVVVDEEGWQRLVTSEQSDQALQKALQQLERRPRSTVELYRYLQRKGFGEEVCTQTIARLQELGLLNDIEFAARWIANRRALRPRGERVLRAELRQKGVDPEVIETALAAEDDGVGERERAIAVARSVLVRYAALTDWAVFQRRLGGYLLRRGFTGEIVRPILRLLWRELHPSDEIPE, from the coding sequence TACCGGTACCATTACTGCTATTCGGCAACAAACGAACGATCCACAGCGTGTTACTATTTTTATTGACGGCGAGTTTGCCCTTGGGATCAGCCTCAATACCCTTGTACGTGAGCGTTTGGCAGTTGGGGTTGTCGTTGATGAGGAGGGTTGGCAGCGACTGGTTACCAGCGAACAGTCCGATCAAGCGTTGCAAAAGGCTTTACAGCAACTTGAACGACGTCCGCGTTCTACTGTCGAGCTTTACCGCTATTTGCAACGTAAGGGTTTTGGTGAAGAGGTATGCACTCAGACTATTGCGCGCTTGCAAGAGTTGGGTCTACTTAATGATATTGAGTTTGCTGCACGTTGGATCGCCAACCGTCGCGCTTTGCGGCCACGCGGTGAGCGTGTGTTACGTGCTGAGTTGCGTCAGAAGGGAGTTGACCCGGAAGTTATCGAGACAGCGTTGGCCGCGGAGGATGATGGGGTTGGTGAGCGTGAACGGGCTATCGCCGTTGCCCGTTCTGTCTTAGTACGCTATGCAGCACTCACCGATTGGGCCGTCTTTCAACGCCGACTCGGTGGTTATTTGCTCCGACGGGGCTTCACCGGCGAGATTGTTCGTCCTATTCTCAGATTGCTTTGGCGTGAATTGCACCCGTCAGATGAGATCCCGGAGTGA
- a CDS encoding vanadium-dependent haloperoxidase, whose translation MRLMNLLLLLIMLTACSAPLTNAPALSVPGATPMHGRPPQGKLTSPLIPRLWLVTDPSAVLSAARANSVSPEPPTEPFRGLAVTSSSEWLRQLLEWIAQDGVTPNRAARELMLVSVALNDAMIIGHEAGTAEPVDQPALLAGAAWSVLRYLHPQHSDLIDQYVQEARWQSLWLRDPVSPEQLEYSFQIGRVVGDEIVAWAKQDGSDAFVEVSLPMTGGWQTDKLALDPHWGEVKTVALPAGDTIILPPPPAWDSDQMEEERKVFYSAQQTITDEHRELAWRWHADIGTVTPAGIWFKTAITTALLSNLDQMQITSLFAHLGVAMHDTMVACWNNKYHYGFIRPEQWMATLDSSWQPELPTPPHPSYPSGHASLSSAAASILIAAFPQHREVFAQFADDATRSRIVGGVHWVMDGAQGMALGRDVVIYVLTR comes from the coding sequence ATGCGTCTTATGAACTTGCTCCTTCTTCTTATTATGCTCACCGCTTGTTCGGCACCACTGACGAATGCGCCGGCGTTGTCTGTACCCGGTGCAACACCGATGCACGGTAGGCCACCACAGGGGAAATTAACCAGTCCACTGATCCCACGTCTCTGGCTCGTCACCGATCCGTCGGCGGTACTGTCGGCCGCACGGGCCAACAGCGTTAGCCCTGAACCGCCGACGGAGCCATTTCGAGGACTAGCCGTGACATCTTCCAGCGAATGGTTACGGCAATTGTTGGAATGGATTGCGCAAGACGGCGTGACTCCCAATCGGGCTGCTCGCGAATTAATGTTGGTATCGGTTGCGTTGAACGATGCCATGATCATCGGGCACGAGGCCGGTACCGCCGAACCGGTCGATCAACCGGCGTTGCTCGCCGGTGCTGCTTGGTCTGTTTTGCGCTACCTACATCCGCAGCACAGCGATCTGATCGACCAGTACGTGCAAGAGGCACGTTGGCAGAGTTTGTGGTTGCGCGATCCGGTTTCGCCAGAACAACTCGAATACAGTTTTCAAATTGGGCGCGTTGTAGGTGATGAGATCGTAGCGTGGGCCAAGCAGGATGGTAGTGACGCTTTTGTCGAGGTGTCATTACCGATGACCGGTGGCTGGCAGACGGATAAATTGGCACTTGATCCGCATTGGGGTGAGGTGAAAACGGTAGCCTTGCCTGCCGGCGATACCATCATTCTCCCGCCACCACCGGCGTGGGATAGCGATCAGATGGAGGAGGAGCGTAAGGTCTTTTACAGTGCCCAACAGACGATTACCGATGAGCATCGAGAATTGGCATGGCGTTGGCATGCGGACATCGGTACGGTCACTCCTGCCGGTATCTGGTTTAAGACGGCAATCACAACAGCGCTTCTGAGCAATCTCGATCAGATGCAGATAACGTCGTTATTCGCTCATCTGGGGGTAGCAATGCATGACACGATGGTAGCGTGTTGGAACAACAAGTATCACTACGGTTTTATTCGTCCAGAGCAGTGGATGGCAACGCTCGATTCTTCATGGCAACCAGAACTACCGACACCGCCGCATCCCTCGTATCCGTCAGGCCATGCTTCCTTAAGTTCGGCAGCCGCGTCTATCCTGATCGCTGCCTTTCCGCAACATCGTGAGGTGTTTGCCCAATTTGCCGACGATGCGACGCGCTCGCGGATTGTTGGTGGCGTGCATTGGGTGATGGATGGAGCGCAAGGAATGGCATTGGGACGTGATGTGGTTATTTACGTGCTCACGCGCTAA
- a CDS encoding MBL fold metallo-hydrolase yields the protein MVEVQYLGHACFRLRGRDGTIVCDPYHRSIGFDLGRPTATIVTISHHHPDHNNAAAVRPLRDRVFVVDGPGEYEIGGVLITGVRTFHDNVKGAERGFNTVYIIHLDDLVFCHLGDLGHELTTGQLEEIGSNVDVLFVPVGGGETIGPAVASNVISQIEPRFVIPMHYAMGQVDFDPPLAPLEKFVSEMGLKEYTLEEKLVINANALPDDDEQTRIVMLRPMNG from the coding sequence ATGGTAGAAGTACAATATCTAGGTCATGCATGCTTTCGTTTGCGTGGTCGCGATGGTACTATCGTTTGTGATCCCTACCATCGCTCAATTGGTTTTGACCTTGGTCGTCCAACAGCGACAATTGTGACTATAAGTCACCATCATCCCGATCACAATAACGCTGCGGCGGTACGTCCGTTGCGTGATCGGGTGTTCGTCGTCGATGGTCCCGGTGAGTATGAGATTGGCGGTGTATTGATTACCGGCGTGCGAACCTTTCACGATAACGTCAAAGGCGCTGAGCGTGGCTTTAACACGGTCTATATTATTCATCTTGATGATCTCGTCTTCTGCCACCTTGGTGATCTCGGTCACGAATTAACAACCGGTCAACTTGAGGAGATCGGCTCAAACGTTGATGTATTATTTGTACCGGTTGGTGGTGGTGAGACCATCGGGCCGGCTGTGGCAAGTAATGTGATTAGCCAGATCGAGCCGCGTTTTGTGATACCGATGCATTATGCAATGGGACAAGTTGATTTTGACCCACCACTGGCTCCGCTTGAGAAGTTTGTCAGTGAAATGGGTCTTAAAGAGTATACGCTAGAGGAGAAGCTGGTTATCAATGCCAACGCATTACCCGACGACGACGAGCAGACACGGATTGTGATGTTACGTCCGATGAATGGTTAG